From a region of the Seleniivibrio woodruffii genome:
- a CDS encoding histidinol phosphate phosphatase domain-containing protein, producing MKLYDLHTHTTFSDGVLIPAESVRRAITDGYGGMAITDHADESNYLLILENQLRFKEQFNAKSGDFKVIIGIEITHVEPDRIGELTVKARKAGADIIVVHGETIVEPVAEGTNLAAVEAGVDILAHPGLITEEEVKKGIANGVFFEISTRKGHSITNGHVAKTVLELGGELVINNDYHAPGDRVSLSQAQRILMGAGLTEQQTEKVINNNKVLFNRLYGGRK from the coding sequence ATGAAACTCTATGACCTGCACACACATACCACATTCAGCGACGGAGTGCTTATTCCGGCGGAATCGGTACGCAGGGCAATAACAGACGGCTACGGCGGAATGGCCATCACGGATCATGCGGATGAGTCCAACTATCTGCTGATACTTGAAAATCAGCTGAGATTCAAAGAGCAGTTCAACGCTAAAAGCGGCGATTTCAAAGTCATAATCGGCATTGAGATAACCCATGTTGAACCGGACAGAATAGGCGAGCTGACAGTGAAAGCCAGAAAGGCCGGAGCGGATATAATAGTGGTTCACGGAGAGACCATCGTCGAGCCTGTGGCGGAGGGTACTAACCTTGCCGCAGTTGAGGCCGGAGTGGATATCCTTGCCCACCCGGGACTTATTACGGAAGAGGAAGTGAAAAAAGGCATAGCCAACGGCGTGTTCTTTGAGATTTCCACCCGCAAAGGCCACAGCATAACCAACGGGCACGTCGCAAAGACCGTTCTGGAGCTTGGCGGCGAACTTGTGATAAACAACGACTACCACGCACCCGGCGACAGGGTCAGCCTTTCCCAGGCACAGCGTATCCTTATGGGAGCGGGGCTGACAGAGCAGCAGACCGAAAAAGTAATTAATAATAATAAAGTTCTTTTTAACAGACTTTACGGAGGAAGAAAGTGA
- a CDS encoding 3'-5' exoribonuclease YhaM family protein, with the protein MELPGRYMLTDIIKSKTKDGKPYLRAIMCDGEGNRRNGIMFESNKLDFDPQNGDIVDAIGMIQQFGGQDQLKISSMTVVKDADPSDFLPKKGIDCDELLQELELLLLEKITDPHLAALVDRFFKDTETIESFKKMPAAKSVHHAYVGGLIEHTLSIVRLSVLVGDYYKNMVNTEHLIMGALFHDLGKVKEMQAGTGLEYTDSGKLLGHLLLGVEMLNRYISDIEGFPEDLKYLISHLIVSHHGLLEYGSPKKPKTPEAFILHHLDDMDAKLNTFFSIFDKEGVEQGWSGYDRLLERQLFKHS; encoded by the coding sequence GTGGAATTACCCGGAAGATACATGCTTACAGACATCATAAAAAGCAAGACCAAGGACGGCAAGCCCTATCTCAGAGCTATAATGTGCGACGGCGAAGGGAACAGGCGCAACGGCATAATGTTCGAGAGCAATAAGCTGGATTTTGATCCCCAGAACGGTGATATTGTCGATGCCATCGGCATGATCCAGCAGTTCGGCGGACAGGATCAGCTGAAAATATCCTCCATGACGGTGGTTAAGGATGCCGACCCTTCGGACTTCCTGCCGAAAAAAGGTATAGATTGTGATGAACTTTTGCAGGAGCTTGAGCTTCTGTTATTAGAGAAGATAACGGATCCTCATCTTGCGGCACTGGTGGACAGGTTCTTTAAAGACACAGAAACCATTGAAAGCTTTAAAAAAATGCCTGCCGCAAAATCTGTGCACCATGCATACGTAGGCGGCCTTATAGAGCATACTCTGAGCATAGTCAGGCTCTCTGTGCTGGTGGGCGACTATTACAAAAATATGGTCAACACCGAACATCTCATAATGGGTGCCCTTTTCCACGATCTGGGTAAGGTTAAAGAGATGCAGGCCGGAACCGGACTTGAATATACCGACAGCGGAAAACTTCTGGGGCATCTGCTTCTGGGAGTTGAGATGCTCAACAGATACATCTCTGATATCGAAGGATTTCCGGAAGACCTTAAATATCTGATATCGCACCTTATTGTGAGCCATCACGGCTTGCTGGAGTACGGTTCTCCCAAAAAACCGAAAACACCCGAGGCGTTCATCCTGCACCATCTCGACGACATGGATGCGAAACTGAACACCTTCTTCTCAATCTTCGATAAAGAGGGAGTGGAACAGGGCTGGAGCGGATACGACAGGCTGCTCGAAAGACAGCTCTTTAAGCATAGTTGA
- a CDS encoding type IV pilus twitching motility protein PilT, with protein sequence MSYSLQELLAKMVEMDASDLHITAGSPPAFRVNGDLVKIEGEPLSPADTKAMCYSIINESQKKRFEEEWELDLSFGVKNMSRFRANFFMQRGAVAAAFRVIPYKIRTFDQLNLPPVVASLCERPRGLVLVTGPTGSGKSSTLAAMIDKINSEQPAHIVTIEDPIEFVHPHKMATVNQRELNSDTKSFKTALKYLLRQDPDVCLIGEMRDLDTIEAALTIAETGHLAMGTLHTNSAVQTINRIIDVFPSHAQSQVRAQLSFVLEGIVSQQLVQRADGKGRVMVCEVLIPTSAIRNLIREDKLHQVYSSMQAGQGEHGMQTMSQSLMENFRKGLITKEEAINRAIYPEEVRQLMKREGLY encoded by the coding sequence ATGAGCTACAGTTTACAGGAACTTCTCGCAAAAATGGTTGAGATGGATGCCAGCGACCTCCACATCACAGCGGGTTCACCTCCTGCTTTCAGAGTAAACGGCGACCTTGTTAAAATAGAGGGTGAGCCGCTCTCTCCGGCAGACACAAAGGCCATGTGCTACAGCATCATAAATGAATCCCAGAAAAAACGCTTCGAGGAGGAGTGGGAGCTTGACCTCTCTTTCGGAGTGAAAAACATGAGCCGGTTCCGGGCCAACTTCTTTATGCAGAGGGGCGCAGTTGCCGCTGCTTTCCGTGTTATTCCTTATAAAATAAGAACTTTTGACCAACTGAACCTGCCGCCTGTGGTTGCTTCGCTCTGCGAGAGGCCAAGAGGCCTTGTTCTGGTGACAGGCCCCACAGGAAGCGGTAAATCCAGCACCCTTGCGGCCATGATAGACAAGATAAACAGCGAACAGCCTGCACACATAGTCACCATTGAAGACCCCATAGAGTTCGTTCACCCACACAAAATGGCCACCGTTAACCAGAGAGAGCTGAACTCCGACACGAAATCATTTAAAACAGCTCTTAAATATCTGCTCAGACAGGATCCGGACGTCTGCCTCATAGGCGAGATGAGAGACCTTGACACCATTGAGGCGGCGCTTACAATAGCAGAAACAGGCCACCTTGCCATGGGCACACTCCACACCAACAGCGCAGTCCAGACCATAAACAGGATAATAGACGTGTTCCCGTCACACGCCCAGTCGCAGGTGCGTGCGCAGCTTTCGTTCGTTCTGGAGGGCATAGTTTCCCAGCAGCTTGTTCAGAGAGCTGACGGAAAGGGAAGGGTGATGGTTTGCGAGGTACTTATCCCTACGTCGGCCATCAGAAACCTGATCCGTGAGGACAAACTGCATCAGGTATATTCATCCATGCAGGCAGGACAGGGTGAACACGGAATGCAGACCATGAGCCAGTCGCTTATGGAAAACTTCCGCAAAGGACTGATAACAAAAGAAGAGGCTATAAACAGAGCTATCTATCCCGAAGAGGTCAGGCAGCTGATGAAACGGGAAGGACTGTATTAA
- a CDS encoding MarR family winged helix-turn-helix transcriptional regulator has protein sequence MLGLDDTLTFLINRASTLARQEFEGRLRKFDLTPAQWAVLIRLSEQDGLNMTELGHLLYFDKPTTTGVVNRLVKKKYVKKVKNRKDRRVTHVFITDAGKEALIPVEPIINFYSENFLKDISKEEYDSAKNVLKTLIRNIKAVDNI, from the coding sequence ATGTTAGGACTAGACGACACACTCACATTTCTGATTAACCGCGCATCCACTCTTGCCAGACAGGAGTTTGAAGGCAGACTTCGCAAGTTCGACCTGACTCCGGCACAGTGGGCAGTGCTCATCCGCCTTTCCGAGCAGGACGGGCTTAACATGACCGAACTGGGTCACCTTCTTTATTTTGACAAGCCCACAACAACCGGCGTTGTCAACCGCCTCGTTAAGAAAAAATATGTGAAAAAGGTTAAAAACCGTAAAGACCGCAGGGTCACACATGTTTTCATCACAGATGCGGGCAAGGAAGCACTCATTCCGGTTGAGCCTATCATTAACTTCTATTCGGAGAACTTTCTGAAAGACATCTCCAAAGAAGAATATGATTCCGCCAAGAACGTGCTGAAAACACTCATCAGAAATATCAAAGCAGTAGATAACATTTAA
- the nusB gene encoding transcription antitermination factor NusB, translating to MKKLYKDRTTGRRYAFEMMYRFSVNNDENPKDISDSYWKSTEEESEDIREFACTLFLGAAAGVDSNDEIIKTFIREDWNYDRMGEVDRSILRVAVHELFGGKAPFYAVVNDFVTLARKYSDEKSASLVNGILENIRKKYNLSEDRVES from the coding sequence ATGAAGAAACTCTATAAAGACCGTACAACCGGAAGAAGATACGCATTTGAAATGATGTACAGGTTCTCTGTGAACAACGACGAGAACCCTAAAGACATCTCCGATTCCTACTGGAAATCCACCGAAGAAGAGAGCGAAGATATCAGAGAATTCGCATGCACTCTTTTTCTCGGCGCAGCAGCCGGGGTTGATTCCAACGATGAGATAATAAAAACTTTCATAAGAGAGGACTGGAACTACGACCGTATGGGCGAAGTGGACAGGAGCATCCTGAGGGTTGCCGTTCACGAGCTTTTCGGCGGAAAGGCTCCTTTCTATGCTGTAGTGAACGATTTTGTGACCCTTGCCAGAAAATATTCGGATGAAAAATCCGCCTCTCTGGTCAACGGAATCCTTGAGAACATCAGAAAGAAATACAATCTCTCGGAGGACAGGGTTGAGTCCTGA
- a CDS encoding DUF4911 domain-containing protein, producing the protein MPHTVRVKFNIRKQDVLLVNSIIDSHEGIGLVRTVDAKQGAMVVYSTDDQYEVVLKVLEDLKKNGMVIENIHTEVSENIDEW; encoded by the coding sequence ATGCCGCACACTGTCAGGGTAAAATTCAACATAAGAAAGCAGGACGTTCTGCTGGTCAACAGCATCATAGATTCCCACGAGGGTATCGGGCTGGTGCGCACTGTGGATGCGAAGCAGGGCGCAATGGTGGTCTATTCCACCGACGACCAGTATGAAGTTGTTTTAAAAGTTCTCGAAGACCTGAAGAAGAACGGAATGGTCATTGAGAACATCCATACGGAAGTGAGCGAAAATATAGATGAATGGTAA
- the aroE gene encoding shikimate dehydrogenase, translating into MFLNLALIGNPLSHSFSPFIQTRFLKNTGLNGGFCCFETEGGDALSKTIETLKHYSFRGFNVTVPHKEEIRQYLCSEDEIASGVGAVNVVLIDNGLKGFNTDVCGFEGMLKDGGCDMQGANVLLLGCGGASKAVLYSLKKSNVRLTVVNRDTVKAERVLSAMNFDSASIQDYNFIKSNINFDYVINGTSMGLKDGVFADMSKVECAKAALDLQYKKGLTPFLSNMRHCGCALLDGFPMLVYQAARAFEIWTGVRPPFTVAEIAGELGLNN; encoded by the coding sequence ATGTTTCTTAATCTAGCTCTAATCGGAAACCCTTTAAGTCACAGCTTTTCACCGTTCATACAGACCCGTTTTCTCAAAAATACCGGACTGAACGGCGGTTTCTGCTGTTTTGAGACAGAGGGCGGAGATGCTCTTTCCAAAACCATTGAAACTCTTAAACACTATTCATTCAGAGGCTTCAACGTCACAGTACCCCATAAGGAGGAGATACGTCAGTATCTGTGCTCCGAGGATGAAATAGCTTCCGGTGTGGGTGCAGTTAATGTTGTGCTCATCGACAACGGCCTGAAAGGGTTCAACACCGACGTGTGCGGTTTCGAAGGCATGCTGAAGGACGGCGGCTGCGACATGCAGGGTGCGAACGTGCTCCTTCTCGGCTGCGGCGGTGCATCCAAGGCTGTTCTGTATTCCCTGAAAAAATCCAACGTCAGGCTCACTGTCGTGAACCGTGACACAGTGAAGGCCGAGCGGGTTCTCAGCGCAATGAATTTTGACAGCGCATCAATTCAGGATTATAATTTCATTAAGAGTAACATAAATTTTGACTATGTCATAAACGGCACCAGCATGGGACTTAAAGACGGCGTTTTTGCCGATATGTCGAAAGTTGAGTGTGCAAAGGCCGCACTGGATCTGCAATATAAGAAAGGGCTTACCCCTTTTCTCAGCAATATGCGCCATTGCGGGTGCGCTCTTCTGGATGGTTTCCCGATGCTGGTTTATCAGGCTGCCAGAGCTTTTGAGATTTGGACTGGGGTGCGTCCCCCGTTCACAGTTGCAGAGATTGCAGGAGAACTGGGGCTTAACAACTAA
- a CDS encoding TIGR00730 family Rossman fold protein yields the protein MKDCNGNEGMQYLIDDMKVGDTWRIFKILAEFVEGFEKLAGIDPAVTVFGSARVKEGDPKYELSREIGRRLAAEGITVVTGGGPGIMEAANRGAFEAGGQSVGLNIELPFEQKINPYVRKSVTFEYFFVRKVMLVKYANAFIILPGGFGTMDELFEALTLIQTGKIMPFPMILVDREYWSGMLDWIKKSMVDNGFISKQDLNYIQSVDTAEEVITIVRQFLDTNRTV from the coding sequence ATGAAAGATTGTAACGGAAACGAAGGAATGCAGTATCTGATTGATGATATGAAGGTGGGGGACACCTGGCGGATATTTAAAATTCTCGCCGAGTTTGTCGAGGGGTTTGAAAAACTTGCAGGAATAGACCCTGCGGTGACGGTTTTCGGTTCCGCCCGGGTAAAAGAGGGCGACCCTAAATATGAACTTTCCAGAGAGATAGGCCGAAGACTTGCGGCCGAAGGCATAACTGTCGTAACGGGCGGCGGCCCAGGAATTATGGAAGCGGCCAACAGAGGCGCTTTCGAAGCGGGCGGACAGTCGGTGGGGCTTAATATTGAGCTTCCGTTCGAACAGAAAATAAATCCCTATGTAAGAAAATCAGTGACTTTCGAGTATTTTTTTGTCAGAAAGGTAATGCTGGTTAAATATGCCAACGCATTCATCATTCTTCCCGGCGGATTCGGGACAATGGATGAACTTTTCGAGGCTCTCACCCTCATTCAGACAGGAAAGATAATGCCTTTCCCCATGATTCTGGTTGACAGGGAATACTGGAGCGGAATGCTCGACTGGATAAAAAAATCCATGGTAGACAACGGGTTCATATCCAAACAGGATCTGAACTACATTCAGTCGGTGGATACGGCTGAAGAGGTCATCACCATTGTAAGACAGTTTCTGGATACAAACAGGACGGTGTGA
- a CDS encoding TldD/PmbA family protein — translation MNGKFSEGLIRSILKKLAAHGQYAEAFAEETERLIAVYENGKPDRLENVLESGISFRLIEGGKTFFGYTTDLDEKTITDTADALIYSVKNGERDIAFGKNINVRNYITQSRLSAADKIEIVSAMDRAASVDEKIIQKTSMYSEVLRNTRIINSLGDDISQSLNYITAYTVATASDGKTMQTAYIPVGGAFGAEEARELDFCGIAEEAGNLAMQNLAARNAPAGMMPVVLGSKAGGTMVHEAVGHGLEADLACNGMSVYAGRLVEKVASELISVVDNGTLEGKRGSYAYDDEGLASAENVLIENGVLKSYMYDRLYAMKEGKAPTGNGRRESFRYRPLVRMTNTYIKPGSSKPEDIISSVQKGLYVASMGGGQVNTVTGDFVFEVTEGYLIENGQVGEPVRNATLTGNGPEVMAMIDMVGSDLGFGMGTCGKDGQGVPVTDAQPTLRIPEITVGGR, via the coding sequence ATGAATGGTAAGTTTTCAGAAGGGCTTATCCGAAGTATTCTGAAAAAGCTTGCGGCGCACGGACAGTATGCCGAGGCTTTTGCGGAGGAGACGGAACGCCTCATCGCCGTTTATGAGAACGGCAAACCGGACAGACTGGAAAACGTTCTGGAATCAGGTATCTCTTTCAGGCTGATAGAAGGCGGAAAAACCTTTTTCGGATACACCACCGACCTTGATGAGAAGACCATTACGGATACCGCCGATGCGCTTATCTACTCCGTTAAAAACGGCGAAAGGGATATAGCTTTCGGAAAGAACATCAATGTCAGAAACTATATAACACAGAGCAGGCTCTCCGCCGCAGATAAGATTGAGATCGTGTCTGCAATGGACAGGGCGGCCTCAGTTGACGAAAAGATAATTCAGAAGACCAGCATGTATTCGGAGGTTCTCAGAAACACCCGGATAATAAACAGTCTGGGCGATGATATAAGCCAGAGTCTGAACTACATTACGGCGTATACGGTGGCCACCGCTTCCGACGGAAAGACCATGCAGACGGCATATATTCCCGTGGGCGGCGCATTCGGTGCGGAAGAGGCCAGGGAGCTTGACTTCTGCGGTATAGCCGAAGAGGCGGGGAATCTGGCGATGCAGAATCTGGCGGCGAGGAACGCTCCGGCAGGCATGATGCCCGTTGTGCTGGGTTCAAAGGCAGGCGGCACTATGGTTCACGAGGCTGTGGGGCATGGTCTGGAGGCCGATCTGGCATGCAACGGAATGAGCGTTTATGCGGGCAGACTGGTCGAGAAGGTTGCTTCGGAGCTTATCTCGGTTGTGGACAACGGAACCCTTGAGGGTAAGCGGGGTAGCTATGCCTACGACGACGAGGGGCTGGCATCCGCAGAGAACGTGCTCATAGAGAACGGCGTACTGAAAAGCTATATGTACGACAGGCTTTATGCAATGAAAGAGGGCAAGGCTCCCACAGGCAACGGCCGCAGGGAGAGCTTCCGCTACAGACCCCTTGTGCGTATGACCAACACATACATAAAACCGGGTTCATCAAAACCCGAAGATATAATATCCTCCGTACAGAAAGGGCTTTATGTGGCCTCTATGGGCGGCGGACAGGTGAACACGGTCACAGGTGATTTTGTTTTCGAGGTCACCGAAGGATATCTGATAGAAAACGGACAGGTGGGCGAGCCTGTGCGAAACGCCACTCTGACGGGCAACGGCCCAGAGGTTATGGCTATGATAGATATGGTCGGATCTGATCTGGGATTCGGCATGGGAACCTGCGGCAAAGACGGACAGGGAGTGCCTGTCACCGATGCCCAGCCGACCCTGCGGATACCCGAAATTACAGTCGGAGGTCGTTAA
- a CDS encoding DUF502 domain-containing protein, protein MISRFRVFVQRSLITGILATLPLVITFWVIKFLFDKFSSFFLPYLAMITRHMEIELHIYVQKIISFTIILIFLILIGVAAKHYLGRAVLKFVENMAGKIPVVRSIYSSIQQVVHAVQTAGGGSFQKVVLVEYPRKGIYSMGFVARESSEFLNKATGEICINVFIPTTPNPTSGFVLVIPKSEILDAEITVDDGIKFIISAGLVEPEYKAVESKDVS, encoded by the coding sequence ATGATTAGCAGGTTCAGGGTGTTTGTTCAGCGTTCGCTGATCACGGGGATTCTTGCGACTTTGCCCCTTGTTATCACCTTCTGGGTGATAAAGTTTCTTTTCGATAAATTTTCCAGCTTTTTCCTGCCCTATCTGGCTATGATAACCAGACACATGGAAATTGAGCTTCATATCTATGTTCAGAAGATAATCTCTTTTACTATCATACTTATATTCCTTATCCTGATTGGTGTGGCCGCAAAACACTATTTAGGCAGGGCAGTGCTTAAGTTCGTTGAGAATATGGCGGGAAAGATCCCTGTTGTCAGAAGCATCTATTCTTCTATCCAGCAGGTCGTTCATGCTGTTCAGACAGCGGGCGGAGGCAGTTTTCAGAAGGTTGTTCTGGTTGAATACCCCAGAAAAGGCATATACAGCATGGGTTTTGTTGCCCGTGAGTCTTCGGAGTTCCTGAACAAGGCCACCGGAGAGATCTGCATAAACGTTTTCATACCTACAACACCAAACCCGACATCCGGCTTTGTTCTGGTCATTCCGAAAAGCGAAATACTTGATGCTGAGATCACCGTTGACGACGGTATCAAATTCATAATCTCGGCAGGTCTTGTGGAACCTGAATATAAGGCTGTTGAGAGCAAAGATGTTTCTTAA
- a CDS encoding TolC family protein: MKKSFCFALLLCSFSANALTLDAAIEAAVQNNAELRATQFTSVSAKHSADAQKSGYYPRADAGYAYKNSSEKAFGNVEEQFSQIGLELTYNLFNGGADKYSYLSASKKYEAEQYAESALKNDTILSVKKAYIEILKAKENIAVAERAVALLENQLKDINLSFSVGFVARNEVLKVESELASARQGLLTANSGYKTAIFSLEQITGINIPVNEPFETTNLNKNAGDYSALKDEMFNNRSEIKYMQSLVEAADYSRKAVRAGYLPKVNVGAGFYSYGQNLSPEGRDYTYDNETVVSASVGINLFDGFYKNRTLSAKQAEKTAIGWQLTDMKSKMDLQLKTALENLALAKSSLETAEKEVASAAENYRITQNRFLQKVATNTEVLDARVMLTRAESNRNTAKYNIYKAVAEIERIAEKGD; encoded by the coding sequence ATGAAAAAATCATTCTGTTTTGCACTCCTTCTCTGCTCTTTTTCTGCAAATGCACTGACTCTGGATGCCGCCATAGAGGCCGCCGTTCAGAACAACGCAGAACTGAGAGCCACGCAGTTCACCTCCGTTTCAGCCAAACATTCCGCAGATGCACAGAAAAGCGGCTACTATCCCAGAGCCGATGCAGGATATGCGTATAAAAACAGCTCAGAAAAGGCCTTCGGAAATGTTGAGGAGCAGTTCTCACAGATCGGTCTTGAGCTGACGTATAACCTTTTCAACGGCGGTGCCGACAAATACAGCTATCTGTCAGCATCAAAAAAGTATGAAGCCGAACAGTATGCCGAATCAGCATTGAAAAATGACACAATCCTGTCCGTTAAAAAAGCATACATTGAGATACTGAAAGCGAAAGAGAACATAGCTGTGGCCGAAAGAGCTGTGGCACTGCTTGAAAATCAGCTTAAAGACATAAACCTGTCATTCAGCGTCGGTTTTGTGGCACGAAACGAGGTGCTCAAAGTCGAATCTGAGCTGGCATCCGCACGTCAGGGGCTTCTGACGGCAAACAGCGGCTATAAAACAGCAATATTCAGTCTGGAACAGATAACGGGAATCAATATTCCTGTTAACGAACCCTTCGAAACAACAAACCTGAATAAGAACGCCGGAGATTATTCCGCACTGAAAGATGAAATGTTCAATAACCGCAGTGAAATAAAATATATGCAGAGCCTTGTTGAGGCCGCAGACTATTCCCGGAAAGCTGTCAGAGCGGGATATCTGCCCAAGGTCAACGTAGGTGCAGGCTTCTATTCCTACGGTCAGAATCTATCGCCGGAAGGCAGGGACTACACCTACGACAATGAAACTGTGGTTTCGGCCTCGGTTGGGATTAATCTGTTTGACGGATTTTATAAGAACAGAACACTCTCTGCAAAGCAGGCGGAAAAGACTGCCATAGGCTGGCAGCTCACAGACATGAAGTCCAAAATGGATCTGCAGTTGAAAACCGCACTAGAAAACCTTGCGCTGGCCAAATCAAGCCTTGAGACGGCTGAAAAAGAGGTCGCCTCAGCCGCAGAGAACTATCGCATAACCCAGAACAGGTTCCTTCAGAAAGTTGCCACGAACACCGAGGTTCTCGACGCCCGTGTCATGCTGACCCGTGCCGAGAGTAACAGGAACACTGCAAAATATAATATCTACAAGGCTGTTGCAGAGATCGAACGTATAGCCGAAAAAGGCGATTAA
- a CDS encoding bifunctional 3,4-dihydroxy-2-butanone-4-phosphate synthase/GTP cyclohydrolase II — protein sequence MSEFRNALCTVEEALEDIRNGKMVILVDDEDRENEGDLVFAADFVTPEKINFMAKYGRGLICLAMPSKRCDELGLDLMVREERNSARFGTAFTVSIEAKEGVTTGISAHDRAQTIRVANDPKKGAADLARPGHIFPLRAREGGVLVRAGQTEGSVDLARMAGLANHGAVICEIMNDDGSMARMPQLTEFAKEHDLKVLTIADMIKYRMDHEQLIEETEAAQLPTSFGDFNITGFKSLVDGQEAVVIWKGDIKASDPVLLRVHSQCLTGDVFGSQRCDCQAQLHEAMKMVDAEGRGVILYLFQEGRGIGILNKIKAYHLQDEGMDTIQANIQLGFEEDMRDYGFGAQIIRHMGIRDLRLITNNPKKMRCLSGYGLEVVERVGMTCGVNAHNEYYMKTKKEKMGHHLDV from the coding sequence ATGAGCGAATTCAGAAATGCCCTCTGCACTGTTGAAGAGGCGCTTGAGGACATAAGAAACGGAAAGATGGTCATTCTGGTGGACGATGAGGACAGGGAGAATGAGGGCGACCTTGTTTTTGCCGCTGATTTTGTCACTCCGGAGAAGATAAACTTTATGGCGAAATACGGCAGAGGACTCATCTGCCTTGCCATGCCTTCAAAGAGATGCGACGAACTGGGGCTGGATCTTATGGTGCGTGAGGAGAGAAACTCAGCCCGTTTCGGCACAGCTTTCACAGTGTCCATAGAGGCGAAAGAGGGTGTTACCACCGGAATATCGGCTCACGACAGGGCGCAGACAATCCGTGTTGCCAACGACCCCAAAAAGGGTGCGGCAGACCTTGCACGCCCCGGTCATATATTCCCCCTGCGTGCCAGAGAGGGCGGAGTGCTTGTCCGTGCCGGACAGACCGAAGGCTCCGTTGACCTTGCCAGAATGGCGGGACTTGCCAACCACGGCGCAGTTATCTGCGAAATAATGAACGACGACGGCTCAATGGCCAGAATGCCCCAGCTGACAGAGTTTGCGAAAGAACACGATCTTAAAGTGCTCACCATCGCAGATATGATAAAATACAGAATGGATCACGAACAGCTCATCGAGGAGACGGAGGCCGCTCAGCTGCCCACCAGCTTCGGCGACTTCAACATAACAGGCTTTAAAAGCCTTGTTGACGGACAGGAAGCTGTCGTTATCTGGAAAGGTGACATTAAAGCGTCTGACCCCGTTCTGCTCCGTGTGCACTCACAGTGCCTCACAGGGGACGTTTTCGGTTCGCAGAGATGCGACTGTCAGGCTCAGCTGCACGAGGCCATGAAAATGGTGGATGCAGAGGGCAGAGGTGTGATACTCTACCTTTTTCAGGAGGGCAGAGGAATCGGCATCCTGAACAAGATAAAGGCGTATCACCTTCAGGATGAAGGTATGGACACCATTCAGGCCAATATTCAGCTCGGCTTTGAAGAGGATATGCGTGACTACGGGTTCGGCGCACAGATAATAAGACATATGGGCATCAGGGATCTTAGACTTATCACCAACAACCCCAAGAAGATGCGCTGTCTTTCGGGCTACGGACTTGAGGTTGTGGAGCGTGTGGGCATGACATGCGGAGTGAACGCTCACAACGAATATTACATGAAGACCAAAAAAGAAAAGATGGGACACCATCTGGACGTATAG
- the ribH gene encoding 6,7-dimethyl-8-ribityllumazine synthase translates to METKTVQGIYSGKGFKFAIVAGRFNDFISKSLIGGAVDALVRHEAAESDVVVYKVPGAFEIPLMAKKLADTGKYDAVITLGAVIRGSTPHFDYVSSEVAKGVAKVSLDTGIPVIFGVLTTDTIEQAVERAGTKHGNKGAEAAMSALEMVNVLKLV, encoded by the coding sequence ATGGAAACTAAGACCGTTCAGGGTATATACAGCGGTAAAGGGTTTAAATTTGCCATCGTTGCAGGCAGATTCAACGATTTCATATCAAAAAGCCTAATAGGCGGAGCAGTTGATGCTCTTGTCCGCCACGAAGCGGCCGAAAGCGACGTTGTGGTATACAAAGTGCCCGGCGCATTCGAAATTCCGCTTATGGCGAAAAAACTGGCCGACACAGGCAAATATGATGCGGTAATAACTCTCGGCGCAGTCATCAGAGGTTCAACTCCCCACTTTGACTACGTTTCCTCCGAAGTGGCAAAGGGCGTTGCGAAAGTGTCTCTGGACACAGGCATCCCCGTTATTTTCGGCGTTCTGACCACAGACACAATCGAGCAGGCTGTGGAGAGAGCCGGAACAAAACATGGCAATAAGGGCGCAGAGGCTGCAATGTCCGCCCTTGAAATGGTTAATGTGCTGAAGCTGGTATAA